From a single Pseudomonas sp. A34-9 genomic region:
- a CDS encoding Tc toxin subunit A, with amino-acid sequence MVDSRRPALQLIDQLFGEEQQVQNIGLENLKTYFEQGGSVFPLVEKGVQGLVREQRVTAQEAQRFLRAANSMATYIRRRFIEQTLRGDKRAATRSADGLLSMVDGPNYHNLIGTDFAARCPPDALESITSPVAYLIELLRWIRDRIESQGDQEEKYRLHERRTDLLPLAVDFNAVYRSISSVDIIVAVLEAFIAANSQLENDASIEDALIEARYPNGLPYYQHWVTIDGIAQIHGLSVGDFEHRVDLAYPYFLQANARGPKTGDGFAHASRLGPYQRQLLTEAREEFDNRKDFYDRNFGTSDIDNQANLSQVVFFGERTKLTSTQIEALLSIGDFAPVRSANVSYPDEVPDFPESERAGSVYINDNTAPAVRISDDSVLRHQLTANPADMTGFNRYDRMNRMVRLANWTGLPFDQVDALLTSAIRAVRLGNKLPVEEEMNISSGVVRALGLFQTLRERYECTAADFALFVSDVSVYGRGEALSQFDQIFNAQAGYREPLRLDNQPFDLVPAPGVVDLTISQLCSGLAIDLQTYYYLAMTVAKAQGLTDQLTRSPAIISAFCRLVRLPRLLNITPVEGVLMLSLLGGDDWVKGLAGVPRILTIQLGTPDALELIEAMRSCVQWCVQSKLAVLWVLQHAVASPPALEPSEQDLQFFEQVRNLLPTALVSNGAFLAGGVPSAGAADWLEFLATPADGLEPIVDVQGLVLPPAGTFEQYLDTVRAKITWAVDSALGVIDPLTRLNIIDLMTSVLLQVRDAQVSLVKETLAVYAGVGVEQAIPTLNWANATVYQLLQQVLERVGASSEDPGRSHHRNADPLLDLLAEVRRRSEVVSTLGLSATLLQDYLDYGYRAWLAQDNKHELSLRTLYYLSTLTRAFGLSEQPEHKLLDYLRQVNELPDVTGDALRLAQQAAAIKLADFFGWSVQEVRECVSRIDPTDLKVLKNLIQLDLLMRVRELSTESGMEALTIFLIGNLPETVDKQAYAEAAELAQLGEVRGRAPMVQVPGDLKALVTITREVVDSSTVVAGKAGEKVTYKLTLKDAEGKSLSGVNVYWRATLGSIESGATELDGTLLATFVPGSVMGRDTPVFWLDLFEPEYAPAVEIVADYSTLHFPLAELSPTPLREVPKGEEVELYAVLEDDYGNLGQNSIVEWFAASVPPATLDVATIRPAQGFTNQQGLTRVFVSSSTGGTFSLSVRTQSGDKERIFANPIVFAR; translated from the coding sequence ATGGTTGATTCGCGCCGTCCTGCCTTGCAACTGATCGATCAGTTGTTCGGCGAGGAACAACAAGTACAAAACATCGGGCTGGAGAACCTCAAGACTTATTTCGAGCAGGGTGGCTCGGTGTTTCCTTTGGTGGAGAAGGGCGTTCAAGGCCTGGTCAGGGAGCAACGGGTCACTGCACAGGAGGCGCAGCGATTTCTGCGCGCGGCCAACAGCATGGCCACGTATATACGTCGCCGGTTTATCGAGCAGACCCTGCGCGGTGACAAGCGCGCTGCAACCCGTAGCGCCGACGGCCTGTTGTCGATGGTGGACGGTCCCAATTATCACAACCTGATCGGCACCGACTTTGCGGCGCGGTGTCCGCCGGATGCACTGGAGTCGATCACGTCGCCGGTGGCGTATCTGATCGAGTTGTTGCGCTGGATCCGCGACCGTATCGAGTCGCAAGGCGATCAGGAAGAAAAATACAGGTTGCATGAGCGCCGCACGGATCTGTTACCGCTGGCTGTCGACTTTAATGCGGTGTATCGGTCGATCTCGTCGGTGGACATCATCGTCGCGGTGCTGGAGGCGTTCATCGCGGCGAATTCGCAACTGGAGAACGATGCGTCGATTGAAGATGCGTTGATCGAAGCTCGCTATCCCAATGGTCTGCCGTATTACCAACATTGGGTGACCATTGATGGTATTGCACAGATTCATGGCTTGTCGGTGGGGGATTTCGAGCATCGGGTCGATCTGGCTTACCCCTACTTTTTGCAAGCCAATGCGCGAGGTCCCAAAACCGGCGACGGTTTTGCCCACGCTTCCCGGCTCGGCCCTTACCAGCGGCAATTGCTGACCGAGGCCCGTGAGGAATTCGACAATCGCAAGGATTTTTACGATCGCAACTTTGGTACCAGTGATATTGATAACCAGGCAAATCTCAGTCAGGTGGTGTTTTTTGGTGAACGCACAAAGCTGACCAGCACGCAGATCGAAGCCTTGTTGTCGATCGGCGATTTCGCACCGGTGCGCTCGGCCAATGTGTCCTACCCGGATGAGGTGCCCGACTTCCCGGAAAGCGAGCGCGCAGGATCGGTCTACATCAATGACAACACCGCACCGGCGGTGCGCATTAGCGACGATTCAGTGCTTCGCCATCAATTGACAGCCAACCCCGCCGACATGACCGGTTTCAATCGCTATGACCGGATGAACCGGATGGTGCGCCTGGCCAACTGGACCGGGTTGCCTTTCGACCAGGTGGATGCGCTGCTGACCTCGGCCATCCGCGCAGTAAGGCTGGGTAATAAGCTTCCCGTCGAGGAGGAGATGAATATATCGAGCGGCGTGGTGCGTGCACTGGGCTTGTTTCAGACATTGCGCGAGCGTTACGAATGCACGGCAGCGGATTTTGCGCTGTTTGTCAGTGATGTGTCGGTCTACGGCCGCGGCGAAGCGCTCTCGCAGTTCGACCAGATCTTCAACGCTCAAGCGGGCTATCGCGAACCCCTCAGACTCGACAATCAGCCGTTCGACCTTGTGCCGGCGCCGGGTGTGGTTGATTTGACGATCAGTCAACTGTGCAGCGGGCTGGCCATTGACCTGCAGACGTATTACTACCTGGCGATGACGGTGGCCAAGGCCCAGGGGTTGACCGACCAGTTGACGCGCAGTCCGGCAATCATTTCCGCGTTTTGCCGCTTGGTAAGACTGCCGCGGCTGTTGAACATCACACCGGTCGAAGGTGTGCTGATGCTGTCGTTGCTCGGCGGGGATGACTGGGTCAAAGGCCTGGCAGGTGTTCCTCGTATCCTTACCATACAGCTCGGAACACCGGATGCGCTGGAGCTGATCGAGGCCATGCGAAGCTGCGTGCAGTGGTGTGTGCAGAGCAAGCTTGCGGTGCTGTGGGTATTGCAACATGCGGTCGCCAGCCCACCGGCGCTGGAACCGTCCGAGCAGGATCTGCAGTTTTTCGAGCAGGTCCGCAATCTGCTGCCGACGGCGCTGGTGTCCAATGGCGCTTTTCTGGCTGGGGGCGTGCCGTCTGCCGGGGCCGCTGACTGGCTGGAGTTCCTGGCGACACCGGCGGATGGTCTGGAGCCGATTGTCGACGTCCAGGGTCTGGTATTGCCACCGGCAGGGACATTCGAGCAGTACCTGGACACTGTCCGCGCAAAAATCACGTGGGCGGTCGACAGTGCCTTGGGAGTGATTGATCCACTCACGCGCCTGAACATCATCGATCTGATGACCAGTGTGCTGCTGCAGGTTCGCGATGCTCAGGTGTCGCTGGTGAAAGAGACGCTGGCGGTGTATGCCGGCGTCGGGGTGGAGCAGGCCATACCCACCCTGAACTGGGCAAACGCTACGGTTTATCAATTGCTGCAACAAGTGCTGGAAAGAGTCGGCGCAAGTTCCGAGGACCCGGGCCGCAGCCACCATCGCAATGCCGATCCGTTGCTTGATCTGCTGGCCGAGGTACGCCGCCGCAGTGAGGTGGTATCGACACTGGGCCTCAGCGCCACGCTGCTGCAGGACTATCTGGATTACGGTTACCGGGCCTGGCTCGCGCAGGACAACAAGCATGAGTTGTCGTTGCGCACGCTGTATTACCTGTCGACGCTCACCCGGGCGTTCGGCTTGAGCGAACAGCCGGAGCACAAGCTCCTGGATTACCTGCGCCAGGTCAATGAACTGCCCGACGTCACGGGTGATGCACTCAGGCTTGCGCAACAGGCTGCCGCCATCAAACTGGCCGATTTTTTTGGCTGGAGCGTGCAAGAGGTACGCGAGTGCGTCAGTCGCATCGATCCGACTGACTTAAAGGTGCTGAAGAATCTCATCCAGCTTGATCTGCTGATGCGCGTGCGAGAGTTGTCCACCGAGAGTGGAATGGAGGCGTTGACCATTTTCCTGATCGGCAATTTGCCCGAGACCGTCGACAAACAAGCTTATGCCGAGGCCGCCGAGCTTGCCCAGTTGGGTGAGGTCCGTGGGCGGGCGCCAATGGTGCAGGTGCCGGGCGACCTCAAGGCGCTGGTCACGATAACCCGCGAAGTCGTGGACAGCAGCACCGTGGTGGCCGGAAAGGCTGGCGAAAAAGTCACCTATAAGTTGACCCTCAAAGATGCCGAGGGGAAGTCGCTCAGCGGCGTCAACGTTTACTGGCGTGCCACGCTGGGCAGCATCGAATCGGGTGCGACCGAACTGGACGGGACGCTGCTGGCCACGTTTGTCCCGGGCAGCGTCATGGGCAGGGACACGCCCGTCTTCTGGCTGGACCTGTTTGAACCGGAGTACGCCCCTGCGGTGGAAATCGTCGCCGATTACTCAACACTGCATTTCCCGCTTGCCGAGCTGTCGCCAACACCGTTGAGGGAAGTGCCGAAAGGCGAGGAAGTCGAACTCTACGCCGTACTGGAGGACGACTACGGCAACCTGGGGCAGAACTCGATTGTGGAATGGTTTGCCGCGAGTGTCCCCCCCGCAACACTCGATGTCGCGACGATCCGGCCGGCACAGGGTTTCACCAATCAGCAGGGGCTGACGCGGGTCTTTGTGTCCAGTTCAACGGGAGGCACCTTCTCTCTCAGTGTTCGCACTCAGTCTGGCGATAAGGAAAGAATATTTGCCAACCCCATCGTTTTCGCCCGTTGA
- the pyk gene encoding pyruvate kinase, with product MSVRRTKIVATLGPASNSPEVLEQLILAGLDVARLNFSHGTPDEHKARAKLVRDLAAKHGRFVALLGDLQGPKIRIAKFANKKIELKIGDKFTFSTSHPLTEGNQQVVGIDYPDLVKDCGVGDELLLDDGRVVMRVETATATELHCVVTIGGPLSDHKGINRRGGGLTAPALTEKDKADIKLAAEMEVDYLAVSFPRDAADMNYARQLRDEAGGTAWLVAKIERAEAVADDETLDGLIQASDAVMVARGDLGVEIGDAELVGIQKKIILHARRHNKAVIVATQMMESMIQNPMPTRAEVSDVANAVLDYTDAVMLSAESAAGLYPLEAVQAMARICVGAEKHPTGKTSSHRIGKEFTRCDESIALATMYTANHFPGVKAIIALTESGYTPLIMSRIRSSVPIYAYSPHRETQARAAMFRGVYTIPFDPASLEPHEVSQKAIDELVKRGVVEKGDWVILTKGDSYHTTGGTNGMKILHVGDPQV from the coding sequence ATGTCCGTCCGTCGTACCAAAATCGTCGCTACCCTTGGCCCGGCCAGTAACTCGCCGGAAGTTCTCGAACAGCTGATTCTGGCTGGTCTGGACGTCGCCCGTCTGAACTTCTCCCACGGCACCCCCGACGAGCACAAGGCTCGCGCGAAGCTGGTGCGTGACCTCGCAGCCAAGCACGGCCGCTTCGTCGCCCTGCTCGGCGACCTGCAAGGCCCGAAAATCCGTATCGCCAAATTCGCCAACAAGAAGATCGAGCTGAAGATCGGTGACAAGTTCACCTTCTCCACCAGCCATCCGTTGACCGAAGGCAACCAGCAAGTGGTCGGCATCGACTACCCGGATCTGGTCAAGGACTGCGGCGTGGGCGACGAGCTGCTGCTCGACGACGGCCGCGTGGTGATGCGCGTCGAAACCGCCACCGCCACCGAACTGCACTGCGTGGTGACCATCGGCGGCCCGCTGTCCGACCACAAAGGCATCAACCGTCGCGGTGGCGGCCTGACCGCGCCGGCCCTGACTGAAAAAGACAAGGCCGACATCAAGCTCGCTGCGGAAATGGAAGTCGACTACCTCGCGGTGTCCTTCCCGCGCGACGCCGCCGACATGAACTACGCCCGTCAACTGCGCGACGAGGCCGGCGGCACTGCCTGGCTGGTGGCGAAGATCGAACGCGCCGAAGCCGTGGCCGACGACGAAACCCTCGACGGCCTGATTCAGGCGTCCGACGCGGTGATGGTTGCCCGTGGTGACCTCGGTGTGGAGATCGGCGACGCGGAGCTTGTGGGCATTCAGAAGAAAATCATTCTGCACGCACGCCGCCACAACAAGGCCGTGATCGTCGCGACCCAGATGATGGAGTCGATGATCCAGAACCCGATGCCAACCCGCGCCGAAGTGTCCGACGTGGCCAACGCCGTGCTCGACTACACCGACGCCGTGATGTTGTCGGCTGAATCCGCTGCCGGTCTGTATCCGCTGGAAGCCGTGCAAGCGATGGCGCGTATCTGCGTCGGCGCTGAAAAGCACCCGACCGGCAAGACCTCCAGCCACCGCATCGGCAAGGAATTCACCCGCTGCGACGAAAGCATCGCGCTGGCAACCATGTACACCGCCAACCACTTCCCGGGCGTCAAAGCGATCATCGCCCTGACCGAAAGTGGCTACACCCCGCTGATCATGTCGCGTATCCGTTCTTCGGTGCCGATCTACGCCTACTCGCCACACCGCGAGACCCAGGCGCGCGCAGCGATGTTCCGTGGCGTGTACACCATCCCGTTCGACCCGGCTTCGCTGGAACCGCACGAAGTCAGCCAGAAGGCGATCGACGAACTGGTCAAGCGCGGCGTTGTGGAAAAAGGCGACTGGGTCATCCTGACCAAGGGCGACAGCTACCACACCACCGGCGGCACCAACGGCATGAAGATCCTGCACGTGGGCGACCCGCAGGTCTGA
- a CDS encoding PilZ domain-containing protein encodes MFTDRRIERHQLPYFLRVFNSVTDKPIGFLGNVSEDGLMLISQLPMMTGVDFNLRLKIPADDGCQQVIDLTACCLWCHEDATPLHYDAGFSLQRPPPEYGQLVEVLRQYFSFQPLPASA; translated from the coding sequence ATGTTTACCGACCGCCGAATCGAACGGCACCAGTTGCCGTATTTTCTCAGGGTGTTCAACAGCGTCACCGACAAACCCATCGGTTTTCTCGGCAATGTCTCCGAGGACGGGCTGATGCTTATCAGCCAGTTGCCGATGATGACCGGGGTGGATTTCAATCTGCGCCTGAAAATCCCTGCTGACGATGGCTGCCAGCAGGTGATCGACCTCACCGCGTGTTGCCTGTGGTGTCACGAAGACGCGACGCCGCTGCATTACGACGCCGGCTTCAGCCTGCAACGACCGCCGCCGGAATACGGGCAACTGGTCGAGGTGCTGCGTCAGTACTTCAGTTTTCAGCCGTTGCCGGCTTCGGCCTGA
- a CDS encoding tetratricopeptide repeat protein — MRFVTIAALALSVLAVTGCTRWSMNHHLNNAYSAYDRGNCEQVMLELSKVERASRARPYVWPEVSMMRGQCLERQKMFVDAAQTYQFIMASYPNSEYAYRARARLETLQSLGHYPTRSAAAVVRPTRF, encoded by the coding sequence ATGCGATTCGTAACCATTGCCGCCCTTGCCCTCAGCGTCCTCGCCGTGACGGGCTGCACCCGTTGGTCGATGAACCATCATTTGAACAACGCCTACAGCGCCTATGATCGCGGCAATTGCGAGCAGGTGATGCTCGAACTGTCCAAGGTCGAACGCGCCAGCCGTGCCCGCCCGTACGTGTGGCCGGAAGTGTCGATGATGCGCGGCCAGTGCCTGGAACGGCAGAAGATGTTTGTCGATGCGGCGCAGACCTATCAGTTCATCATGGCCTCGTACCCGAACAGCGAATACGCCTACCGCGCCCGCGCGCGCCTGGAAACCTTGCAGAGTCTGGGCCATTACCCGACCCGCAGCGCTGCGGCCGTGGTACGTCCGACGCGCTTTTGA
- a CDS encoding DUF6124 family protein has product MIKDTPNPPETSDSVSPYQSADSKKLHEAAEKALDHYLKPAPSPTPSRNSVDRGMQMFMVVPDLNREAVAIQTYETFSSVSILLLDLADSLEHKPRHLAMAIYQLSEMGLMLAEKALDNERAIAVSV; this is encoded by the coding sequence ATGATCAAAGACACTCCGAATCCCCCCGAAACCAGCGACTCGGTTTCCCCCTACCAATCAGCCGATTCGAAAAAGCTTCACGAGGCCGCCGAAAAAGCCCTCGACCACTACCTAAAACCCGCCCCCTCGCCCACCCCCTCACGCAACTCCGTGGATCGCGGTATGCAAATGTTCATGGTCGTCCCCGACCTCAACCGCGAAGCCGTGGCCATCCAGACCTACGAAACGTTTTCGTCGGTGAGCATTCTGCTGCTGGATCTGGCCGACAGCCTGGAACACAAGCCGCGGCATCTGGCGATGGCGATCTATCAGTTGAGCGAGATGGGCTTGATGCTGGCGGAGAAGGCGCTGGATAACGAGCGGGCGATTGCCGTAAGCGTTTGA